A region from the Polyangiaceae bacterium genome encodes:
- a CDS encoding SDR family oxidoreductase, producing MTKPRSIFAPDLFAEQVAVVTGGGTGIGLAVASELASLGASVAIGSRKQENVDKGVAALGGSAFGHVLDVREPESCEAFVRAALERFGKIDVLVNNAGGQFPCPAQNLSPRGFEAVIKNNLSGLFFMTHAVANLAMLPAKRGRIVNVIADIARGFPGMVHTGAARAGVENMTKTLAVEWAAHGIRVNACAPGTIRSSGTAQYGEETLELARRAVPLKRLGSVEEVSRVIVFLSSDQNDFVTGSTYYIDGGGSLWGDVWPIEEPQTQS from the coding sequence GTGACGAAGCCGCGCAGCATCTTCGCCCCGGACCTGTTTGCAGAACAGGTTGCCGTCGTCACCGGCGGCGGCACCGGAATCGGCCTCGCGGTCGCGTCCGAGCTGGCCAGCTTGGGGGCCAGCGTGGCGATCGGCAGTCGCAAGCAAGAGAACGTCGACAAGGGCGTCGCTGCGCTGGGCGGCTCCGCCTTCGGCCACGTGTTGGACGTGCGCGAGCCGGAGAGCTGCGAGGCTTTCGTCCGTGCCGCGCTGGAACGCTTCGGCAAGATCGACGTGCTGGTGAACAACGCCGGTGGCCAGTTTCCATGCCCGGCGCAGAACCTCTCGCCGCGGGGCTTCGAGGCGGTGATCAAGAACAACCTGAGCGGCCTGTTCTTCATGACCCACGCCGTGGCCAATCTCGCGATGCTACCGGCAAAGCGCGGACGCATCGTCAACGTGATCGCGGACATCGCCCGCGGCTTTCCCGGCATGGTGCACACCGGCGCCGCCCGGGCCGGCGTCGAGAACATGACCAAGACCCTGGCGGTGGAGTGGGCCGCCCATGGCATTCGCGTGAATGCTTGTGCTCCCGGCACCATTCGCTCCAGTGGGACCGCGCAATACGGCGAGGAAACGCTGGAGCTCGCGCGGCGCGCGGTTCCGCTCAAGCGGCTCGGTTCCGTGGAAGAGGTGAGCCGTGTGATCGTGTTTCTTTCCAGCGACCAAAATGACTTCGTGACGGGCTCCACCTACTACATTGACGGCGGCGGCTCGCTCTGGGGCGACGTGTGGCCGATCGAGGAACCGCAGAC